One Micromonospora sp. WMMD1120 genomic region harbors:
- a CDS encoding type II toxin-antitoxin system Phd/YefM family antitoxin translates to MERITLREFRDGAGRVLDGVERTGEPVIITKYERPVAVLVGIDEWEEIEALRDRRDSAVIARSRAEGQFVPLSAALESLGVDPREVEALLTERANGEAA, encoded by the coding sequence ATGGAAAGGATTACGCTGCGAGAATTTCGGGACGGCGCGGGTCGGGTGCTGGACGGTGTCGAGCGCACCGGTGAGCCGGTGATCATTACGAAATACGAACGGCCGGTCGCAGTGCTCGTCGGTATCGACGAGTGGGAGGAGATCGAAGCCCTTCGGGATCGCCGGGACTCGGCGGTGATCGCCCGTTCCCGTGCGGAAGGCCAGTTCGTACCGCTGTCGGCGGCACTGGAGTCGCTCGGGGTGGACCCCCGCGAGGTGGAGGCTCTGCTGACCGAACGAGCCAACGGCGAGGCCGCGTGA
- a CDS encoding type II toxin-antitoxin system RelE/ParE family toxin: protein MKVQVDRNVLVWLHKQPRNVFLTVLGAILGLISDPAPQNSTEMRDGSGRRLRVGDYRVLYRLDEDELTIHDVGHRKDVYS, encoded by the coding sequence GTGAAGGTCCAGGTCGACCGGAACGTGCTGGTCTGGCTGCACAAGCAGCCGCGCAACGTCTTCCTAACCGTCCTGGGGGCGATCCTGGGCCTGATTTCCGACCCTGCGCCGCAGAACTCCACCGAGATGCGTGACGGGTCTGGGCGTCGCCTGCGAGTCGGTGACTATCGGGTTCTCTATCGCCTTGACGAGGACGAGTTGACCATCCACGACGTCGGTCACCGCAAGGACGTCTACTCGTGA